The Sphingomonas sp. So64.6b genome includes a region encoding these proteins:
- a CDS encoding S1 family peptidase: MFKLIFGALLAVMGLSAAQATAQTQVPPAVSTARPPLPPAPPIMETPADAIARDAVEYGRQFGVPVAEAVRRLTAQEESVAATDRIETMYRDRLAGIAIEHKPAYRILVYLTGDAPVAAMGVRGGGMTVPIIFRTGAKVTRDRVIWAMTWHQAEIRAALPSPPSMGLDPRTGELVVIVGGANAVAGADALKAKFEGIAGVPVRIRMVNQVDVNLDVAGGARVDGVSPADGKRYLCTTGFNVGDGQRQAVTTAAHCLDALSYRDPQAGTVPLDFIGQWGWGYRDLQINGSAGPLPPLFYADTAKTRLRPVTGQRTRAATRAGDFVCHRGERTGYSCALVELTDFAPAGDICGGACLPTWVTVSGPTCKGGDSGSPVFSGTTAFGILKGGSYRRDGSCAFYFYMSVDYLPPGWSLLRADPAGAVAGATTSGAR; this comes from the coding sequence GTGTTTAAGCTGATATTCGGCGCGCTACTGGCGGTAATGGGGCTATCGGCCGCGCAGGCCACCGCACAGACGCAGGTTCCGCCGGCCGTGAGCACCGCGCGCCCGCCTCTACCGCCGGCGCCGCCGATCATGGAAACTCCCGCCGACGCGATCGCACGCGATGCGGTGGAATATGGCCGGCAGTTCGGCGTGCCGGTCGCCGAGGCGGTGCGCCGGTTGACCGCGCAGGAAGAAAGCGTCGCGGCGACCGACCGGATCGAGACGATGTATCGCGACCGGCTCGCGGGCATCGCGATCGAGCACAAGCCGGCCTATCGCATCCTGGTCTATCTGACCGGTGACGCGCCAGTCGCCGCGATGGGCGTACGCGGTGGCGGCATGACCGTGCCGATCATATTCCGCACCGGCGCGAAGGTGACGCGCGACCGGGTGATCTGGGCGATGACCTGGCACCAGGCGGAGATTCGCGCGGCGCTGCCGAGCCCGCCGAGCATGGGGCTCGACCCGCGCACCGGCGAGCTGGTGGTGATCGTCGGCGGCGCCAATGCGGTCGCGGGGGCGGATGCGCTAAAGGCCAAATTCGAGGGGATCGCGGGCGTGCCGGTGCGGATCCGCATGGTCAATCAGGTCGATGTCAATCTCGATGTGGCCGGCGGCGCGCGGGTCGACGGGGTCAGCCCCGCCGATGGCAAACGCTATCTTTGCACCACCGGCTTCAATGTCGGCGATGGACAGCGGCAGGCCGTGACGACCGCCGCGCACTGCCTCGACGCGCTGTCCTACCGCGACCCGCAAGCCGGCACGGTGCCGCTCGATTTCATCGGTCAATGGGGCTGGGGTTATCGCGACCTGCAGATCAACGGCAGTGCGGGTCCCCTGCCCCCTTTATTCTACGCCGACACGGCCAAGACGCGGCTGCGACCGGTGACCGGGCAGCGCACTCGCGCCGCGACACGAGCGGGCGATTTCGTGTGCCATCGCGGCGAGCGCACCGGCTATAGCTGCGCACTGGTCGAACTCACCGATTTCGCGCCGGCCGGCGACATTTGCGGCGGCGCGTGCCTGCCGACCTGGGTCACCGTATCAGGACCGACCTGCAAGGGCGGCGACAGCGGATCGCCGGTGTTCAGCGGCACCACCGCATTCGGCATCCTGAAGGGCGGCAGCTATCGCCGCGACGGCAGCTGCGCATTCTATTTCTACATGTCGGTCGACTATCTGCCGCCGGGCTGGTCGCTGTTGCGCGCCGATCCGGCCGGTGCGGTGGCCGGCGCAACGACGAGCGGCGCGCGATAG
- a CDS encoding DNA alkylation repair protein has product MAQAAETTALKEIFNAARIRHIADETHAVYPAFDRAAFTALVTDGLDALSLMERLRRVSEALHATLPGDYRTTLDILHRLAPRLNSGFVTMVLPDYVALYGRDDFHVSMEALKYFTVFGSSEFAMRHFLKQDPARSLKIMEEWSRDANEHVRRLASEGSRPRLPWSFKLDAIIADPALTGAIIDNLKADPSLYVRKSVANHLNDVTKDNPALALDLIESWTLDNPATVWIAKHALRSLIKKGDRRALTIVGAGKAAAITVSGFAISPRSIALGDAVTLTFELRSTIAERQRLIVDYAIHYVKKSGSTAAKIFKLRSFDLEGGTTRPFAHRQTVRDFTTRTHHAGRHKVELLVNGQIFAESDFTLTRPS; this is encoded by the coding sequence ATGGCCCAAGCGGCAGAAACAACGGCGCTGAAGGAGATTTTCAACGCCGCGCGCATTCGGCACATCGCCGACGAGACTCATGCCGTGTATCCGGCGTTCGATCGGGCCGCCTTTACCGCCCTGGTCACTGACGGGCTGGACGCATTATCGCTGATGGAACGGCTGCGGCGGGTGAGCGAAGCGCTGCACGCCACCTTGCCGGGCGATTATCGTACCACCCTCGACATCCTTCATCGCCTCGCGCCGCGACTGAACAGCGGTTTCGTAACGATGGTCCTGCCGGACTATGTCGCGCTTTATGGTCGCGACGATTTCCATGTCTCGATGGAGGCGTTGAAATATTTCACGGTCTTCGGCTCGTCGGAATTCGCCATGCGGCACTTCCTGAAACAGGACCCGGCGCGCAGCCTGAAGATCATGGAAGAATGGTCGCGCGACGCGAACGAACATGTCCGCCGCCTCGCCAGCGAAGGCAGCCGCCCTCGCCTGCCCTGGTCGTTCAAACTCGACGCGATCATCGCCGATCCCGCGCTGACCGGCGCGATCATCGACAATCTCAAGGCCGATCCAAGTCTGTATGTGCGCAAGTCGGTCGCCAACCATCTCAACGACGTGACCAAGGACAATCCCGCTCTGGCGCTCGACCTGATCGAGAGCTGGACGCTGGATAATCCGGCAACGGTGTGGATTGCGAAGCATGCGTTGCGCTCGCTGATCAAGAAGGGCGACCGGCGCGCGCTGACGATCGTCGGCGCGGGAAAAGCGGCCGCGATCACCGTATCGGGATTTGCGATCAGTCCGCGATCGATCGCACTGGGCGATGCCGTCACCCTGACATTCGAGCTGCGTTCGACCATCGCCGAGCGCCAGCGTCTCATCGTCGACTATGCGATCCATTATGTGAAGAAGTCGGGAAGTACCGCCGCCAAGATATTCAAACTGCGCAGTTTCGACCTCGAGGGTGGCACGACACGGCCGTTCGCACATCGCCAGACAGTGCGCGACTTCACCACGCGGACCCATCATGCCGGCCGGCACAAGGTCGAGTTGTTGGTGAACGGGCAGATCTTTGCAGAAAGCGATTTCACGCTGACACGCCCGAGCTAG
- a CDS encoding DUF3325 domain-containing protein → MTALPSLLLAIAGLGCLGLSLHRHAGQAGIGKQMPARLRPAGWGLLILSLAAAVSADNWRIALVEWIGQAGLAAAVIVMLLIYHPRALPGAALIAGVCGAAALFAVR, encoded by the coding sequence GTGACCGCTTTACCCTCGCTCCTGCTCGCGATCGCCGGTCTCGGCTGTCTCGGCCTTTCGCTTCATCGCCACGCCGGCCAGGCGGGCATCGGCAAGCAAATGCCCGCCCGCCTGCGCCCCGCCGGATGGGGCCTGCTGATCCTGTCGCTGGCGGCTGCGGTCAGCGCCGATAACTGGCGCATCGCGCTGGTGGAATGGATCGGGCAAGCCGGCCTCGCCGCGGCGGTGATCGTGATGCTGCTGATCTATCACCCGCGCGCGTTGCCCGGGGCGGCGCTGATTGCCGGCGTGTGTGGCGCGGCTGCGCTGTTCGCGGTGCGCTAG
- a CDS encoding PhzF family phenazine biosynthesis protein — protein sequence MNRPPPAHRPPAHRPLAYRHVDVFAPRPYTGNSLAVFADSDGLDARQMLTITQELRHFETVFLMPTDEPGRFGARIFDLFEELPFAGHPLIGAAAALHAAGDHADHAEWTFDLVHKSVTVATTRTAAGFFGLLNQGAAEFLGDVADRDVVAAAFGIGPDDLDETLPLAVVSTGLSYLIVPVRPGVLECARIGVDISQLVRSFGAQFAVLLDEAALEVRHWNNDGVVEDVATGSAAGTIGAYRLRHCGAVSGQSFTLNQGRFAGRPSQLTVQPWDDGDQVSVKVGGDVAIVGRGWLEALP from the coding sequence ATGAACCGGCCGCCCCCCGCTCATCGCCCCCCCGCTCATCGTCCGCTCGCCTATCGTCATGTCGATGTGTTCGCGCCGAGACCTTATACCGGCAACAGCCTCGCCGTGTTCGCCGACAGCGATGGGCTCGACGCGCGGCAAATGCTGACGATCACGCAGGAGCTGCGGCATTTCGAGACCGTCTTTCTCATGCCGACCGATGAGCCCGGTCGGTTCGGCGCGCGAATCTTCGACCTGTTCGAGGAACTGCCTTTTGCCGGGCATCCGCTCATCGGCGCGGCGGCGGCGTTGCATGCGGCGGGCGACCATGCCGACCATGCGGAATGGACATTCGATCTCGTACATAAGAGCGTAACGGTCGCAACGACTCGCACAGCGGCGGGTTTCTTCGGCCTGCTTAATCAAGGGGCGGCCGAATTCCTCGGCGACGTCGCCGACCGTGACGTGGTCGCCGCTGCGTTCGGCATTGGACCGGACGACCTCGACGAAACCCTGCCGCTGGCGGTGGTGAGTACCGGGCTGAGTTATCTCATCGTACCGGTGCGGCCAGGCGTACTCGAATGCGCCCGGATCGGGGTCGATATCTCGCAGCTGGTACGAAGTTTCGGCGCGCAGTTCGCCGTACTGCTCGACGAAGCGGCGCTCGAGGTGAGGCATTGGAACAATGACGGCGTGGTCGAGGACGTCGCGACGGGCAGCGCCGCCGGCACGATCGGCGCTTATCGCCTGCGTCATTGCGGCGCGGTGTCGGGGCAGTCCTTCACGTTGAACCAGGGGCGCTTCGCCGGGCGGCCGAGCCAGTTGACCGTCCAGCCATGGGACGACGGCGACCAAGTCTCGGTCAAGGTCGGCGGCGATGTCGCGATCGTCGGTCGGGGCTGGCTCGAGGCGCTGCCGTGA
- a CDS encoding type II toxin-antitoxin system VapC family toxin, producing the protein MLDTHALIWWIFDLPKLGVKARTLINDRRNEILFSPASPWEMAIKISTGKLDIDVGDALTVFAQRGFVQLDIANSHLIALARLERIHGDPFDRMIVAQAMVEGATIMTEDAAIARYAVSTIGCG; encoded by the coding sequence TTGCTCGATACCCACGCACTAATCTGGTGGATATTCGATCTACCCAAGCTCGGTGTAAAAGCGCGGACCTTGATCAATGATCGTAGGAACGAGATATTGTTCAGTCCGGCATCGCCATGGGAAATGGCGATAAAGATCAGCACCGGAAAACTGGACATCGACGTCGGTGATGCTCTTACCGTATTCGCCCAGCGGGGTTTCGTTCAACTCGATATCGCGAACAGTCATCTCATCGCGCTGGCCAGACTGGAACGGATTCATGGCGATCCGTTCGACCGGATGATTGTTGCCCAAGCCATGGTCGAGGGTGCGACGATCATGACAGAAGACGCGGCGATCGCCCGTTATGCCGTTAGTACGATAGGCTGCGGCTGA
- a CDS encoding helix-turn-helix transcriptional regulator, translating to MLASPVRLAVLEYLKDPAGNFSPQVDGDLVLDGVCADFLRDKLGIAAATASRHLTLLADSGLVIATRKKGWTFYRRDEAAIARFTAGLRTGL from the coding sequence GTGCTAGCCAGCCCGGTACGGCTGGCAGTGCTGGAGTATCTCAAGGACCCTGCCGGCAATTTCTCGCCACAGGTCGATGGCGACCTGGTCCTCGACGGCGTGTGCGCGGATTTTCTGCGCGACAAGCTTGGGATCGCGGCAGCGACCGCATCGCGGCACTTGACCCTGCTCGCCGATAGCGGGCTGGTTATTGCCACGCGCAAGAAAGGCTGGACCTTCTACCGGCGTGACGAAGCGGCAATCGCGCGGTTCACTGCCGGGCTGCGAACCGGGCTTTGA
- the glnA gene encoding type I glutamate--ammonia ligase: MANSANDVLKKIKDEEIEWVDLRFTDPKGKWQHLTMVAGVVGEDELTDGFMFDGSSIEGWKVINESDMILKPDLDAIYIDPFSATPMLILICDIVEPATGELYARDPRSTAKRAEAYLKTTGIGDTVYVGPEAEFFMFDDVKFENSYSTSYYKIDDIELPTNTGTTYEGGNMGHRPRAKGGYFPVAPVDSAVDIRGEMVSTMLEMGLPCDKHHHEVAAAQHELGLTFGTLTTTADRMQIYKYVVHQVAHAYGKTATFMPKPIKEDNGSGMHTHLSIWEGSKPLFAGNGYAGLSDTCLYFIGGIIKHAKSVNAFTNPTTNSYKRLVPGYEAPVLLAYSARNRSASCRIPYGTGPKAKRVEVRFPDAMANPYLCYAALFMAGLDGIQNKIHPGEAMDKNLYDLPPAELAQVPTVCGSLREALESLAADHDYLLKGDVFSKEQIESYIELKYQDVARWEMTPSPVEFDMYYSY, translated from the coding sequence ATGGCGAATTCGGCGAACGACGTCCTGAAGAAGATCAAGGATGAGGAGATCGAGTGGGTCGATCTGCGATTCACCGATCCCAAGGGTAAGTGGCAGCATCTCACGATGGTCGCGGGCGTCGTCGGTGAAGATGAACTGACCGACGGTTTCATGTTCGACGGATCGTCGATCGAGGGCTGGAAGGTGATCAACGAATCCGACATGATCCTGAAGCCGGATCTGGATGCGATCTATATCGATCCGTTTTCGGCCACGCCGATGCTGATCCTGATCTGCGACATTGTCGAGCCGGCGACCGGCGAACTCTATGCCCGCGATCCGCGCTCTACCGCGAAGCGCGCTGAGGCGTACCTCAAGACCACCGGCATCGGCGACACCGTCTATGTCGGCCCGGAAGCCGAATTCTTCATGTTCGACGATGTGAAGTTCGAGAACAGCTATTCGACGAGCTATTACAAGATCGACGATATCGAACTGCCGACCAACACCGGCACCACCTATGAAGGCGGCAATATGGGCCATCGCCCGCGCGCCAAGGGCGGTTATTTCCCAGTCGCACCGGTCGATAGCGCGGTCGATATCCGTGGCGAGATGGTCTCGACCATGCTCGAAATGGGCCTGCCCTGCGACAAGCACCATCATGAGGTCGCCGCGGCACAGCATGAGCTTGGCCTGACCTTCGGCACGCTGACCACCACCGCCGATCGCATGCAGATCTACAAGTACGTCGTGCATCAGGTCGCTCATGCTTACGGCAAGACCGCGACCTTCATGCCCAAGCCGATCAAGGAAGATAACGGCTCGGGCATGCACACCCATTTGTCGATCTGGGAAGGCAGCAAGCCGCTGTTCGCCGGCAATGGTTATGCCGGTCTGTCCGACACCTGCCTCTACTTCATCGGCGGGATCATCAAGCACGCCAAGTCGGTGAATGCCTTCACCAACCCGACCACCAACAGCTACAAGCGGCTGGTGCCGGGTTATGAAGCGCCGGTGCTGCTCGCTTATTCGGCACGCAACCGCTCGGCATCGTGCCGCATTCCTTACGGCACCGGGCCCAAGGCGAAGCGCGTCGAAGTGCGCTTCCCCGACGCGATGGCCAATCCGTATCTCTGCTATGCGGCCTTGTTCATGGCTGGCCTGGACGGCATCCAGAACAAGATCCATCCCGGCGAAGCGATGGACAAGAACCTGTACGACCTGCCGCCGGCAGAGCTCGCCCAGGTCCCGACCGTATGCGGTTCGCTGCGCGAGGCACTGGAAAGCCTGGCTGCCGATCACGACTATCTGCTTAAGGGCGACGTCTTCTCCAAGGAGCAGATCGAATCCTATATCGAGCTGAAGTATCAGGACGTGGCGCGCTGGGAAATGACCCCGAGCCCGGTCGAATTCGACATGTACTACAGCTACTGA
- a CDS encoding iron transporter: MKAAISIRYRLGVLVRVLAGVFGGYAFAAALAYTLARALPMARSEATTAATLIGVLAMPAAVIWIFAVVSARRALAGIVIVTLLVAAAGWLLGAPA; encoded by the coding sequence ATGAAGGCCGCCATATCGATCCGCTATCGCCTCGGTGTGCTCGTGCGCGTGCTCGCCGGAGTGTTCGGCGGTTATGCCTTTGCCGCCGCGCTCGCCTACACACTGGCGCGTGCCCTGCCGATGGCCCGTAGCGAAGCGACGACCGCCGCCACCCTGATCGGCGTGCTGGCGATGCCAGCGGCGGTGATCTGGATCTTCGCGGTGGTGAGCGCACGGCGCGCGCTTGCCGGCATCGTCATCGTCACATTGTTGGTCGCCGCTGCTGGTTGGCTGTTGGGAGCGCCGGCATGA
- a CDS encoding PepSY-associated TM helix domain-containing protein produces MKQGFRQSMAWLHSWSGLVLGWLLFAIAATGTATVFKSEIGDWMRPELSASADPQAALAAAVDYLAVTAPAAPGWYLTAPDDRTASTIVSYETRGANGEAGYRVEALDPVTGSAKGIRDTLGGEFFYRFHFELQLPYPWGRMLASAAAMLMLIALISGIITHRRIFADFFTLRPGKGKRSWLDAHNVLGVLALPFHLMITFTGILTLVTMTLPWAEVANYGSDSAVFYAEASPGFYSRPRAERPAPLGDISTMLVDARRRFDGGRIGRISIDNPGDAAAVMLVTRHDGDQLAYAPSILAYDAVTGRLLSRYVEARPAKRTFDVLYGLHMGRFAPEFSRWLYFLCGFALSATIATGMVLWTAGRTRDRGFSHQLVERLTVGAIGGLPLAMVAFLWSNRLLPIGAAGRADQEVRCFFITWGVTLLFGLVRTPRRGWIELMGVTALAWLLLPILSGVVTGRWLPLSIWRGDWLFAGVDLVAIALGALAAAIAVKIMRHRPPPPRTRAQRA; encoded by the coding sequence ATGAAGCAGGGGTTCCGCCAGTCGATGGCCTGGCTGCACAGCTGGAGCGGGCTGGTGCTCGGCTGGCTGCTCTTTGCGATCGCCGCGACGGGCACCGCGACCGTGTTCAAATCCGAGATCGGCGACTGGATGCGCCCGGAGCTGTCGGCCAGCGCCGATCCGCAAGCCGCGCTGGCGGCGGCGGTGGACTATCTCGCCGTCACCGCGCCTGCCGCGCCTGGCTGGTATCTCACCGCGCCCGACGATCGCACGGCCTCGACCATTGTCTCCTATGAAACCAGGGGAGCGAATGGCGAAGCGGGCTACCGGGTCGAGGCACTCGACCCCGTCACAGGCAGCGCGAAGGGCATCCGCGACACCTTGGGCGGCGAATTCTTCTACCGCTTCCATTTCGAACTTCAGCTGCCCTATCCCTGGGGCCGGATGCTCGCATCGGCGGCGGCGATGCTGATGCTGATCGCGCTGATCTCCGGGATCATCACGCATCGCCGCATCTTCGCCGATTTCTTCACGCTGCGGCCGGGCAAGGGCAAACGGTCATGGCTCGACGCGCATAATGTGCTCGGCGTGCTTGCGCTGCCATTCCATCTGATGATCACCTTCACCGGGATATTGACCTTGGTCACCATGACCCTGCCCTGGGCGGAGGTCGCCAATTACGGCTCGGACAGTGCGGTCTTTTACGCCGAGGCGTCGCCCGGCTTCTACTCGCGGCCGCGTGCCGAACGCCCGGCGCCGCTCGGCGATATCTCGACGATGCTGGTGGATGCGCGGCGCCGCTTCGATGGCGGGCGGATCGGGCGGATTTCGATCGATAATCCGGGCGATGCCGCCGCCGTGATGCTGGTGACACGGCATGACGGCGATCAGCTTGCCTATGCGCCATCGATCCTCGCTTATGACGCCGTCACCGGTCGCCTGTTGTCGCGTTATGTCGAAGCACGGCCGGCCAAGCGCACTTTCGACGTGCTTTACGGCCTGCACATGGGTCGCTTCGCACCCGAATTCAGCCGCTGGCTCTACTTCCTGTGCGGCTTTGCACTGTCCGCGACGATCGCCACCGGCATGGTGTTGTGGACCGCCGGCCGAACCAGGGATCGCGGCTTCAGTCATCAATTGGTCGAGCGGCTGACCGTCGGCGCGATCGGCGGCTTGCCGCTGGCGATGGTCGCATTCCTTTGGTCCAACCGCCTGTTGCCTATCGGCGCGGCCGGCCGCGCCGATCAGGAAGTGCGTTGCTTCTTCATTACCTGGGGCGTCACACTCCTGTTCGGCCTTGTCCGCACGCCGAGGCGCGGCTGGATCGAGTTGATGGGCGTGACGGCGCTCGCCTGGCTGTTGCTGCCGATCCTGTCCGGCGTTGTAACCGGCCGCTGGTTGCCGTTAAGCATCTGGCGTGGCGATTGGCTATTCGCCGGGGTTGATCTCGTGGCCATTGCGCTTGGCGCCCTGGCCGCCGCGATCGCGGTCAAGATCATGCGCCATCGCCCGCCACCACCGCGCACGCGGGCGCAACGCGCGTGA
- a CDS encoding molybdopterin-binding protein gives MTQRIWTAALAVIGDEILSGRTQDKNVAQIAAWLNVQGIRLAEVRIVPDKTDAIVEAVNTLRARNDYLFTTGGIGPTHDDITVDAIAAALGVGVVFHPKALAVLERYYTERGGLTDARKRMARVPEGSDLIENRMSGAPGIRVGNVFIMAGVPHITAGMLDALTGTLEGGLPVLSRTIGCWVPESEVADLLGAVERAHEGVAIGSYPFFRDGRTGANFVVRATDAALLDACVVDLTARLEADGRIVTADGI, from the coding sequence ATGACGCAACGCATCTGGACGGCCGCGCTGGCGGTGATCGGCGACGAGATATTGTCGGGCCGCACACAGGACAAGAATGTCGCGCAGATCGCCGCCTGGCTCAACGTCCAGGGCATCCGTCTGGCCGAGGTGCGCATCGTACCCGACAAGACCGACGCGATCGTCGAAGCGGTCAACACTCTGCGCGCGCGCAACGACTATCTCTTCACCACCGGCGGGATCGGCCCGACGCATGACGACATCACCGTCGACGCGATCGCTGCGGCGCTCGGAGTGGGCGTGGTGTTCCATCCCAAGGCGCTCGCGGTGCTGGAGCGTTATTACACCGAGCGCGGCGGCCTGACCGATGCGCGCAAGCGTATGGCGCGCGTGCCCGAAGGATCCGACCTGATCGAGAATCGCATGTCGGGTGCGCCCGGTATCCGGGTCGGCAACGTCTTCATCATGGCCGGCGTGCCGCACATCACCGCCGGTATGCTCGACGCACTGACCGGTACGCTGGAGGGTGGCCTGCCCGTGCTGTCGCGCACGATCGGTTGCTGGGTGCCGGAGAGCGAAGTCGCTGACCTGCTCGGCGCGGTGGAGCGGGCGCATGAAGGTGTCGCGATCGGCAGCTATCCATTCTTTCGTGACGGTCGCACCGGTGCGAACTTCGTCGTGCGCGCGACCGATGCCGCGCTGCTCGATGCATGCGTCGTCGATCTTACCGCGCGGCTCGAGGCGGATGGGCGTATCGTCACGGCCGACGGAATCTGA
- a CDS encoding P-II family nitrogen regulator: MKKIEAIIKPFKLDEVKEALHEVGVSGITVTEAKGFGRQKGHTELYRGAEYVVDFLPKVKLEVVVEDSLAERVVEAIAAAAQTGRIGDGKIFVIPVETALRIRTGERNDDAI, translated from the coding sequence GTGAAAAAGATCGAGGCGATCATCAAGCCGTTCAAGCTGGATGAGGTGAAGGAAGCGCTGCACGAAGTCGGAGTGTCGGGCATCACGGTGACCGAGGCGAAGGGTTTTGGCCGGCAAAAAGGCCATACCGAACTCTATCGCGGTGCCGAATATGTCGTCGATTTCCTGCCCAAGGTGAAGCTCGAAGTCGTTGTCGAGGACAGCCTGGCCGAGCGTGTGGTCGAGGCGATTGCCGCGGCGGCGCAGACCGGGCGGATCGGCGACGGCAAGATCTTCGTCATTCCGGTCGAGACCGCGCTGCGCATCCGCACCGGAGAGCGCAACGACGACGCCATCTAG
- the map gene encoding type I methionyl aminopeptidase has translation MTDYVTVTADAPLGRTGAIKLHGRDAFDGMHKAGRLAAETLDMIVPHVVPGVTTGELDDLIRNFIAAGGGIPATLGYRGYTHASCISINHVVCHGIPGIKTLKSGDIVNIDVTPIVDGWHGDSSRMYLVGDVPIKAKRLVDVTYECLMLGIEQAKPGNTMGDVAHAIQTHAEKHRFGVVRDFCGHGLGRLFHDAPEVVHVGRPGTGPELRPGMIFTIEPMINIGRPDVKLLDDGWTAVTRDRSLSAQFEHSIGITDEGNEIFTVSPGGFHQPPY, from the coding sequence ATGACCGACTATGTAACCGTCACCGCCGACGCCCCACTGGGCCGGACCGGCGCCATCAAGCTGCACGGACGCGACGCGTTCGACGGCATGCACAAGGCCGGACGCCTTGCCGCCGAAACGCTCGACATGATCGTGCCGCATGTCGTGCCCGGGGTGACCACCGGCGAGCTGGACGACCTGATCCGCAATTTCATCGCAGCGGGCGGCGGCATTCCCGCGACGCTTGGCTATCGTGGCTACACGCATGCGAGCTGCATTTCGATCAACCATGTCGTGTGCCACGGCATTCCCGGCATCAAGACGCTGAAAAGCGGCGATATCGTCAATATCGACGTGACGCCGATCGTCGATGGCTGGCACGGCGATTCAAGCCGCATGTATCTGGTCGGCGACGTGCCGATCAAGGCGAAGCGGCTGGTCGACGTGACCTATGAATGCCTGATGCTCGGCATCGAACAGGCCAAGCCAGGGAACACGATGGGCGATGTCGCGCATGCGATCCAGACCCATGCCGAGAAGCACCGCTTCGGCGTCGTGCGCGATTTCTGCGGCCATGGCCTCGGCCGGCTGTTCCATGACGCACCCGAAGTGGTCCATGTCGGCCGCCCCGGCACCGGCCCGGAACTACGCCCAGGCATGATCTTCACGATCGAACCGATGATCAATATCGGCCGCCCCGACGTGAAATTGCTCGACGACGGCTGGACCGCCGTGACGCGCGACCGCTCGCTATCGGCGCAGTTCGAGCATTCGATCGGCATTACCGATGAGGGCAATGAGATCTTCACGGTCAGCCCGGGCGGATTCCACCAGCCGCCTTACTGA